The proteins below come from a single Frondihabitans peucedani genomic window:
- the sigK gene encoding ECF RNA polymerase sigma factor SigK: MTLAPAPSADTPRSDDDLLLLTAEGNREAFTLLYDRTAARILGLVRRVLIDQAQSEEVTQDVFLEVWQNAKRFDPARGKALSWVLTIAHRRAIDRVRSSQSSRDRDYSVGVRDYEASRDDVAESVETRREHQRVTSALSLLTDHQRQALELTYYRGLTNVEAALQAGVPVNTMKSRLRDSLMALRRLVADAA, encoded by the coding sequence ATGACGCTTGCCCCCGCTCCGTCTGCCGATACACCTCGGAGCGATGACGATCTCCTCCTCCTTACTGCAGAAGGGAACCGGGAGGCATTCACGCTTCTCTACGACCGGACAGCCGCTCGGATCCTCGGTCTCGTCCGACGGGTCCTCATCGACCAGGCACAGTCCGAGGAAGTCACCCAAGACGTCTTCCTGGAGGTGTGGCAGAACGCAAAGAGATTCGACCCAGCCCGCGGGAAGGCGCTGTCATGGGTACTGACGATCGCCCACAGGCGCGCCATCGACAGGGTGCGTTCCTCACAGTCGAGCAGAGACCGGGACTACAGCGTGGGGGTCCGGGACTACGAAGCCTCCAGAGACGACGTCGCCGAGTCTGTCGAGACCCGACGGGAGCATCAACGCGTCACGAGTGCGCTGAGCCTTCTCACCGACCATCAGCGTCAAGCGCTGGAGCTGACGTACTACCGGGGGCTCACCAACGTCGAAGCGGCCCTGCAAGCCGGAGTTCCGGTCAACACCATGAAGTCCCGCCTCCGTGACAGCCTCATGGCCCTGCGCCGGCTTGTCGCGGACGCCGCCTAA
- a CDS encoding PDDEXK nuclease domain-containing protein, with protein sequence MTNSVERADYAVVLSDLKSRVRAARFSAQRRANTELVHLYWRIGKTLVERGETAVWGSGILEQLAKDLRTEFPEMKGFSVTNLKYMRQLATAWTSEEDFGQQLADQLPWGHLMLLLGRLDHQDERAWYAQQSVAHGWSRNVLEHHVRTQAITRFEAAPTNFTQILEPTDSDLAQQIVKDPYVLDFLRVDSDANERDIELALVDHIIRTLQELGSGFSFVGRQVHFDVDGDDFYVDLLFFHVEQLRYVVVELKTGKFRPEHAGQLGFYVALVDDKLRRPQHAPTVGLLLVTGKNDSVVRYALAGSKAPVAIASYDLLPAREKASLPSEEQLAQALRPLTADSPEVE encoded by the coding sequence GTGACGAACTCTGTGGAACGTGCTGACTACGCGGTCGTGCTGTCCGACCTGAAGAGCCGTGTTCGAGCAGCACGGTTCAGTGCCCAGCGACGCGCCAACACCGAACTCGTTCACCTGTACTGGCGGATCGGTAAGACCCTCGTAGAACGCGGCGAGACTGCAGTCTGGGGGAGCGGCATCCTCGAGCAGCTCGCGAAAGACCTTCGGACCGAGTTCCCCGAGATGAAGGGGTTTTCGGTCACGAACTTGAAATACATGCGGCAACTCGCGACCGCCTGGACCAGCGAAGAAGATTTTGGTCAGCAACTTGCTGACCAATTGCCGTGGGGGCACCTCATGCTCCTTCTCGGACGCCTCGACCACCAAGACGAACGCGCCTGGTACGCCCAGCAGAGCGTGGCCCACGGCTGGTCACGGAACGTTCTCGAGCACCACGTCCGCACCCAGGCCATCACTCGATTTGAAGCGGCCCCGACCAACTTCACGCAGATCCTCGAACCAACCGACTCCGACCTGGCACAGCAGATCGTTAAGGACCCCTACGTCCTGGACTTCCTTCGGGTTGACAGCGATGCAAACGAACGTGACATCGAACTAGCGCTCGTCGACCACATCATCCGAACCCTCCAGGAGCTCGGGTCAGGTTTCTCCTTCGTCGGACGCCAAGTGCACTTCGACGTCGACGGCGACGACTTCTACGTCGATCTGCTCTTCTTCCACGTCGAACAACTCCGCTACGTCGTCGTCGAGCTGAAGACCGGCAAATTCAGACCCGAGCACGCCGGCCAGCTCGGCTTCTACGTCGCCCTCGTCGACGATAAACTCCGCCGCCCCCAGCACGCGCCCACGGTTGGGCTCCTCCTTGTCACAGGCAAGAACGACTCCGTTGTTCGATACGCCCTTGCCGGGAGTAAGGCCCCTGTTGCCATCGCGAGCTACGACCTCTTGCCAGCAAGGGAGAAGGCGTCCCTGCCGTCCGAAGAGCAGCTCGCACAAGCCCTGCGGCCTCTCACGGCCGACTCGCCGGAAGTCGAGTAG
- a CDS encoding S26 family signal peptidase, which yields MTDTRDTDTDPAPGSTVTRPDITSVPLTPHPISLEQITPRSHRPIVVTVLSGLVAVAATTLIAAAALFHFHGGAWFIVKTPSMGTAAPVGTLVLTVPTTVSDLHVGDVVAFHPPTNLAETYTHRIIAISADGLLTTRGDINGATDPWQVTGQDLVGKAVTILPGLGWLIRGVPIVLLGIVVVFLATSRVKDATKRSAYRLSGMSLAVSAAAFVLKPFTGVVVEQVTTKGGHPGATVVSTGLLPIRVQALHGTHADLVAGQVGHVTVPASAHQAFYSLSTGLHLGLWGWVALIGVCCAPLLWTMIVGLPPKETATP from the coding sequence GTGACCGACACTCGAGACACCGACACGGACCCCGCCCCCGGGTCGACTGTGACCCGTCCCGACATCACGTCGGTCCCCTTGACGCCACACCCGATCAGCCTCGAGCAGATCACCCCCCGCTCTCACCGCCCGATCGTCGTCACCGTTTTGTCCGGGCTGGTCGCGGTCGCCGCGACGACCCTCATCGCTGCGGCTGCGCTGTTCCACTTCCACGGAGGGGCATGGTTCATCGTGAAGACCCCTTCGATGGGCACCGCCGCGCCTGTGGGCACCCTGGTACTCACCGTGCCCACGACCGTGTCGGACTTGCACGTGGGAGACGTGGTGGCCTTCCACCCTCCGACGAACCTGGCTGAGACCTACACGCACCGCATCATCGCCATCAGCGCCGACGGTCTCCTCACCACTCGAGGAGACATCAACGGCGCTACCGACCCCTGGCAGGTGACCGGCCAGGACCTCGTCGGCAAGGCGGTGACGATCCTCCCCGGGCTGGGATGGCTGATCCGTGGCGTGCCGATCGTCCTCCTCGGAATCGTCGTCGTGTTCCTCGCTACCTCCCGTGTCAAGGACGCGACGAAGAGGTCGGCCTACCGCCTCAGCGGCATGTCTTTGGCCGTGTCGGCGGCCGCGTTCGTCTTGAAGCCGTTCACCGGGGTCGTCGTCGAGCAAGTCACCACGAAAGGCGGACACCCGGGCGCCACGGTCGTCTCGACCGGTCTCCTGCCCATCCGCGTGCAGGCCCTGCACGGCACCCACGCCGACCTCGTTGCCGGACAGGTCGGCCACGTCACCGTCCCCGCCTCAGCCCACCAAGCCTTCTACAGCCTCTCCACCGGCCTACACCTGGGCTTGTGGGGATGGGTCGCCCTCATCGGAGTGTGCTGCGCGCCACTGCTCTGGACCATGATCGTGGGACTGCCCCCGAAAGAAACAGCCACCCCGTGA
- a CDS encoding MarR family winged helix-turn-helix transcriptional regulator, protein MTSKDSQSAPADAPVSAGDVRALTAALVEIDSAHRRIRHRLAHDLGFSTSELTAIYLVGTIKDCTPKQLAAELDLSTGAITAMVDRLEKSGHLERRVHPSDRRRQLLVATSKGRAANEAIMRLYDTAIENVVESFPGMCDADLVEGLRRAAEAIDKAAWS, encoded by the coding sequence ATGACATCCAAAGATTCGCAAAGCGCACCCGCTGATGCGCCCGTGAGTGCTGGGGACGTTCGGGCGTTGACGGCTGCATTGGTCGAGATCGATTCCGCCCATCGGCGTATCCGGCATCGTCTCGCTCATGACCTCGGCTTCTCCACCTCCGAGCTGACGGCGATCTACCTCGTCGGGACCATCAAGGACTGCACGCCCAAGCAACTGGCCGCTGAGCTCGATCTCTCCACGGGGGCGATTACGGCCATGGTCGACCGGCTCGAGAAATCAGGACACCTCGAACGCCGCGTGCATCCTTCGGATCGGCGACGGCAGCTCCTTGTCGCCACATCAAAGGGCAGGGCGGCCAACGAGGCCATCATGCGCCTGTATGACACCGCGATCGAGAACGTGGTGGAGAGTTTCCCCGGCATGTGCGACGCCGATCTCGTTGAAGGCCTTCGCCGTGCCGCGGAGGCGATCGACAAGGCGGCATGGTCTTGA